In Actinomyces radicidentis, one genomic interval encodes:
- a CDS encoding Nif3-like dinuclear metal center hexameric protein has product MTDATTTPSNAGTAGGTEPLTVGDVVDVLREAAPPELAEDWDSNTLICGDPADPVRTVLLAMDPLTAVVDEAIERGVDMVITHHPLFLRGTDHVGAVDPKGRSVHRLIRAGIALANAHTTWDSALGGNADALAELLGLTATVPLEPSDADPALGIGRVGILPEPTTLRALAEHVARALPDTAPGLLVGGDPEAAVERVAVSGGAGDSLLVAARDAGADVFLTADLRHHPASDHLEGGRPYLLCGTHWATEWVGLPPLARRLEQGAAQRGRTLAAHVSTVVTDPWTLRLSTGS; this is encoded by the coding sequence ATGACTGACGCGACCACCACGCCGAGCAACGCGGGCACCGCGGGCGGCACCGAGCCCCTCACCGTCGGCGACGTCGTCGACGTCCTCCGCGAGGCAGCCCCGCCCGAGCTCGCCGAGGACTGGGACTCGAACACCCTCATCTGCGGCGACCCGGCCGACCCCGTCCGCACCGTCCTGCTCGCCATGGACCCCCTCACCGCCGTCGTCGACGAGGCCATCGAGCGCGGCGTCGACATGGTCATCACCCACCACCCCCTGTTCCTGCGCGGCACCGACCACGTCGGCGCCGTCGACCCCAAGGGCCGCAGCGTCCACCGCCTCATCCGCGCCGGCATCGCGCTGGCCAACGCCCACACCACCTGGGACTCCGCCCTCGGGGGCAACGCCGACGCCCTCGCCGAGCTCCTCGGCCTCACCGCCACGGTCCCCCTCGAGCCCTCCGACGCCGACCCCGCTCTCGGCATCGGCCGCGTCGGCATCCTTCCCGAGCCGACGACGCTGCGCGCCCTCGCCGAGCACGTCGCCCGCGCCCTGCCCGACACCGCCCCCGGGCTCCTCGTCGGCGGCGACCCCGAGGCCGCGGTCGAGCGCGTCGCCGTCTCCGGAGGGGCCGGGGACTCGCTCCTCGTCGCCGCCCGCGACGCCGGCGCCGACGTCTTCCTCACCGCCGACCTGCGCCACCACCCCGCCTCCGACCACCTCGAGGGCGGCCGCCCCTACCTCCTGTGCGGCACCCACTGGGCCACCGAGTGGGTCGGCCTGCCGCCGCTCGCCCGCCGTCTCGAGCAGGGCGCCGCGCAGCGGGGACGTACACTGGCCGCGCACGTCTCGACGGTCGTCACCGACCCCTGGACGCTGCGCCTGAGCACCGGCTCCTGA
- a CDS encoding zinc ribbon domain-containing protein has protein sequence MTSAPLAQQRLLIDLQQLDSRLARLAHERKNLPVLARIEATIERLRTNKREAVVAAGALADAKAAATKSEDEVGQVTRRAEVLRERLSSGAAGARDLTAIQGEIDQLGRRQSVLEDEQLAAIEALEAAQAEVDRLTAEEAEIRAAGRELTAERDSEFARIDAESAQTAKARADLAATINDDLLADYDAVREATGGIGAAALYGRRLEGAAIEISPQEHARIAAAPADAVIHAEEGDVILVRMEA, from the coding sequence GTGACGAGCGCACCCCTTGCCCAGCAGCGTCTGCTCATCGACCTCCAGCAGCTCGACTCCCGGCTCGCCCGGCTCGCCCACGAGCGCAAGAACCTCCCCGTCCTCGCCCGCATCGAGGCCACCATCGAGCGCCTGCGCACCAACAAGCGCGAGGCCGTCGTCGCCGCCGGCGCTCTCGCGGACGCCAAGGCCGCCGCCACCAAGAGCGAGGACGAGGTCGGCCAGGTGACCCGCCGCGCCGAGGTCCTGCGCGAGCGCCTGTCCTCCGGCGCCGCCGGCGCCCGCGACCTCACTGCCATCCAGGGCGAGATCGACCAGCTCGGCCGCCGCCAGTCCGTCCTCGAGGACGAGCAGCTCGCCGCCATCGAGGCCCTCGAGGCCGCCCAGGCGGAGGTCGACCGCCTCACCGCCGAGGAGGCTGAGATCCGCGCTGCCGGCCGCGAGCTCACCGCTGAGCGCGACTCCGAGTTCGCCCGCATCGACGCCGAGAGCGCCCAGACCGCCAAGGCCCGCGCGGACCTCGCCGCCACGATCAACGACGACCTCCTCGCCGACTACGACGCCGTGCGCGAGGCCACCGGCGGCATCGGCGCCGCCGCCCTCTACGGACGCCGCCTCGAGGGCGCCGCCATCGAGATCAGCCCCCAGGAGCACGCCCGCATCGCCGCCGCCCCGGCCGACGCCGTCATCCACGCCGAGGAGGGCGACGTCATCCTCGTCCGCATGGAGGCCTGA
- a CDS encoding YaaA family protein has translation MLLLLPPSEGKTAPRRGDPLHLDSLLGAPALTGPRERLIEDLTALGAGPEAARVLGLGPRSAEEATLNTTLRTAPAAPAHALYTGVLYEAAGLHALARRRAAKRVLTEEVVILSGLWGALRATDAVPDHRLSMGVTLPGAGRLTSFWKPSLAPVLSGLAETADGVVVDCRSGSYSPAWQPAAADGVALARVQVVQEAPDGSLTSVSHWAKHTRGLLTGAIVDRRARAPRSLRGLEDVAELAAGLDAVGAVELRPADRAGRRDLVLRLA, from the coding sequence GTGCTCCTCCTCCTGCCGCCCTCCGAGGGCAAGACAGCGCCGCGGCGCGGCGACCCGCTCCACCTCGACTCCCTCCTCGGGGCGCCCGCTCTCACCGGTCCGCGCGAGCGGCTCATCGAGGACCTGACGGCGCTCGGCGCGGGCCCCGAGGCGGCCCGCGTCCTGGGGCTCGGGCCGCGCAGCGCCGAGGAGGCGACGCTCAACACCACGCTGCGGACGGCGCCCGCCGCGCCGGCCCACGCCCTGTACACCGGCGTCCTCTACGAGGCGGCCGGTCTCCACGCGCTCGCGCGCAGGAGGGCCGCCAAGCGGGTCCTGACCGAGGAAGTTGTCATCCTCTCGGGCCTGTGGGGCGCGCTGCGGGCCACCGACGCCGTCCCGGACCACCGCCTGTCGATGGGGGTGACGCTGCCCGGCGCGGGGCGCCTCACGTCCTTCTGGAAGCCGTCCCTCGCGCCGGTCCTCAGCGGCCTCGCCGAGACGGCCGACGGCGTCGTCGTCGACTGCCGCTCCGGCTCCTACTCCCCCGCCTGGCAGCCAGCCGCCGCCGACGGCGTGGCGCTCGCCCGCGTCCAGGTGGTCCAGGAGGCGCCCGACGGCTCGCTCACGAGCGTCTCCCACTGGGCGAAGCACACGCGAGGGCTGCTCACCGGCGCGATCGTCGACCGTCGGGCTCGGGCGCCGAGGTCGCTGCGCGGCCTCGAGGACGTCGCGGAGCTCGCCGCGGGGCTCGACGCCGTCGGCGCCGTCGAGCTGCGGCCGGCCGACCGGGCGGGCCGCCGGGACCTCGTCCTCCGCCTCGCCTGA
- the map gene encoding type I methionyl aminopeptidase, with protein sequence MTNSSSLADRAPRGTLTKGVVGPMRHVPDSIARPEYMFHDGPEVVTASDVKDAETIERIRESGRIAARAMAEAAKAIAPGVTTDELDRIAHEYMCDHGAYPSTLGYMGFTKSICTSINEVICHGIPDSTVLNEGDIINLDVTAYKNGVHGDTNATYGVGEIDEESALLIERTRLAMERGIKAVRPGREINVIGRVIEKYAKRFEYGVVRDYTGHGVGEAFHSGLIVPHYDAAPMYDTVMEVGMVFTIEPMLTLGTEDWEQWDDDWTVVTKDRSRTAQFEHTTVVTEDGADILTLP encoded by the coding sequence ATGACGAACTCCTCCTCACTCGCCGACCGCGCGCCCCGGGGCACCCTCACGAAGGGCGTCGTGGGCCCGATGCGCCACGTTCCCGACTCCATCGCCCGCCCCGAGTACATGTTCCACGACGGCCCGGAGGTCGTGACCGCCTCGGACGTCAAGGACGCGGAGACCATCGAGCGCATCCGCGAGTCCGGCCGGATCGCCGCGCGCGCCATGGCCGAGGCCGCCAAGGCGATCGCCCCCGGCGTCACGACCGACGAGCTGGACCGGATCGCCCACGAGTACATGTGCGACCACGGCGCCTATCCCTCGACGCTCGGCTACATGGGCTTCACGAAGTCGATCTGCACCTCGATCAACGAGGTCATCTGCCACGGCATCCCGGACTCCACCGTCCTCAACGAGGGCGACATCATCAACCTCGACGTGACCGCCTACAAGAACGGCGTCCACGGGGACACGAACGCCACCTACGGCGTCGGCGAGATCGACGAGGAGTCCGCCCTCCTCATCGAGCGCACCCGCCTGGCCATGGAGCGCGGCATCAAGGCCGTCCGCCCGGGCCGCGAGATCAACGTGATCGGCCGCGTCATCGAGAAGTACGCCAAGCGCTTCGAGTACGGCGTCGTGCGCGACTACACGGGCCACGGCGTCGGCGAGGCCTTCCACTCGGGCCTCATCGTCCCGCACTACGACGCCGCGCCCATGTACGACACCGTCATGGAGGTGGGCATGGTCTTCACCATCGAGCCGATGCTCACGCTGGGCACTGAGGACTGGGAGCAGTGGGACGACGACTGGACGGTCGTCACGAAGGACCGCTCGCGCACCGCGCAGTTCGAGCACACGACGGTCGTCACCGAGGACGGGGCGGACATCCTCACCCTGCCCTGA
- a CDS encoding histidine phosphatase family protein — MAKIHLVRHGRTVLNEQRRTQGSADSPLTPEGRAGARAARDHMASWPLTRAYLSPQGRVQQTASILLDGHPDVTPVYLEGLREYDYGVYDGGPDEEMIAALPTEQLLPPVIAGTHPGAPGGIAAADYLADIDGALARILADLRDAIEAGGADEEEVLVVSHGMTIMTIMSRWTDFSVYGMAPMANCSVTTVEVDPTVPGGDPRIVSWAVDPGGQGITWETKDITSAFDGVTAVPINWSVLAQDGAPYATDYPIDPDEVADAVADAAQDAEPQDGPGSARA, encoded by the coding sequence ATGGCCAAGATCCACCTCGTGCGCCACGGCCGCACGGTCCTCAACGAGCAGCGACGCACCCAGGGCTCGGCGGACTCGCCGCTCACCCCCGAGGGACGCGCGGGCGCCCGAGCCGCCCGCGACCACATGGCGTCCTGGCCGCTCACCCGCGCCTACCTCAGCCCACAGGGCCGAGTCCAGCAGACCGCCTCGATCCTCCTCGACGGCCACCCGGACGTCACCCCCGTCTACCTCGAGGGCCTGCGCGAGTACGACTACGGCGTCTACGACGGCGGCCCCGACGAGGAGATGATCGCCGCGCTGCCCACGGAGCAGCTCCTCCCGCCCGTCATCGCCGGCACCCACCCGGGCGCCCCCGGCGGCATCGCCGCGGCCGACTACCTCGCCGACATCGACGGCGCCCTCGCCCGCATCCTCGCCGACCTGCGCGACGCGATCGAGGCCGGCGGCGCCGACGAGGAGGAGGTCCTCGTCGTCTCCCACGGCATGACCATCATGACGATCATGAGCCGCTGGACCGACTTCTCCGTCTACGGCATGGCCCCCATGGCCAACTGCTCCGTCACCACCGTCGAGGTCGACCCGACCGTCCCCGGCGGCGACCCGCGCATCGTCAGCTGGGCCGTCGACCCCGGTGGCCAGGGCATCACGTGGGAGACCAAGGACATCACGAGCGCCTTCGACGGCGTCACCGCCGTCCCGATCAACTGGTCCGTCCTGGCGCAGGACGGCGCGCCCTACGCCACCGACTACCCCATCGACCCCGACGAGGTCGCGGACGCCGTCGCCGACGCCGCCCAGGACGCCGAGCCGCAGGACGGCCCCGGGAGCGCACGGGCGTGA
- a CDS encoding LysE family translocator has translation MTLLHALVGFALVVGVLTLVPGIDTALVLRSALTRSRGNALATVLGVSTGIVVWGAAAGVGATAVLAASRTAYRLLTLAGALYLMGMGATMLWRSWPGRAQAAEPERAGGTSHDAVVEAGALAAEGAPADSAWRGWWTGALTNLLNPKVCVFFLATIPQFMVTGVPPLAMGVLLALVHAALCTAWLGLIALGAGWAGPRPGSSAVVRWTDRVTGGVLLAFGGRLALQARA, from the coding sequence GTGACGCTCCTGCACGCGCTCGTCGGCTTCGCGCTCGTCGTCGGGGTCCTCACCCTCGTCCCCGGCATCGACACGGCGCTCGTCCTGCGCAGCGCCCTCACGCGTTCGCGCGGCAACGCGCTCGCCACCGTTCTCGGCGTCTCCACGGGCATCGTCGTGTGGGGCGCCGCCGCCGGCGTCGGAGCCACGGCCGTCCTGGCTGCCTCGCGCACCGCGTACCGGCTCCTCACCCTCGCCGGCGCCCTCTACCTCATGGGCATGGGCGCCACGATGCTCTGGCGCTCGTGGCCGGGGCGCGCCCAGGCGGCTGAGCCGGAGCGGGCCGGCGGGACCTCGCACGACGCCGTCGTGGAGGCCGGGGCGCTCGCGGCCGAGGGCGCGCCGGCGGACTCCGCGTGGCGCGGCTGGTGGACCGGGGCCCTCACCAACCTCCTCAACCCCAAGGTCTGCGTCTTCTTCCTCGCCACCATCCCGCAGTTCATGGTGACCGGCGTGCCCCCGCTCGCCATGGGCGTCCTCCTCGCCCTCGTCCACGCCGCCCTGTGCACCGCGTGGCTCGGGCTCATCGCCCTCGGGGCGGGCTGGGCCGGTCCCCGGCCGGGCTCGAGCGCCGTCGTGCGCTGGACCGACCGCGTCACGGGCGGCGTGCTCCTCGCCTTCGGCGGGCGCCTCGCGCTCCAGGCCCGCGCCTGA
- the panB gene encoding 3-methyl-2-oxobutanoate hydroxymethyltransferase: protein MRVTRLAQAKASGERLVMLTAYDALTARILDAAGTDMLLVGDSIGNVALGYDSTLPVALDEMVVATRSVASATTRALVVADLPFGTYEAGPEQALTSAVRLVRVGANAVKLEGGRPRVATVRALAEAGIPVVGHLGFTPQSVNALGGFRVQGRDEEGAETLVADALALAEAGAVAIVLEMVPEPLAARVTEVCPVPTIGIGAGARCDGQVLVWSDMAGMTDWAPRFARRFAEVGRLLQEAAEDYGRAVREGSFPAEEHWFEK, encoded by the coding sequence ATGCGGGTCACGCGCCTCGCGCAGGCGAAGGCGTCCGGTGAGCGCCTCGTCATGCTCACCGCCTACGACGCCCTGACCGCCCGGATCCTCGACGCCGCCGGGACGGACATGCTGCTCGTGGGCGACTCCATCGGGAACGTCGCCCTGGGCTACGACTCGACGCTGCCCGTCGCCCTCGACGAGATGGTCGTGGCGACCCGCTCCGTCGCCTCGGCGACCACCCGCGCCCTCGTCGTCGCGGACCTGCCCTTCGGCACCTACGAGGCCGGCCCCGAGCAGGCCCTCACCTCCGCCGTCCGGCTCGTGCGGGTGGGCGCCAACGCCGTCAAGCTCGAGGGCGGCCGCCCGCGGGTCGCGACGGTCCGGGCGCTCGCGGAGGCGGGGATCCCCGTCGTCGGGCACCTCGGCTTCACGCCGCAGTCGGTCAACGCGCTCGGCGGCTTCCGGGTCCAGGGCCGGGACGAGGAGGGCGCCGAGACGCTCGTCGCCGACGCGCTGGCGCTGGCGGAGGCGGGCGCCGTCGCGATCGTGCTCGAGATGGTGCCCGAGCCCCTCGCCGCCCGCGTCACCGAGGTGTGCCCGGTCCCGACCATCGGCATCGGCGCCGGGGCCCGCTGCGACGGGCAGGTGCTCGTGTGGTCGGACATGGCCGGGATGACGGACTGGGCGCCGCGCTTCGCCCGCCGCTTCGCCGAGGTCGGGCGCCTGCTCCAGGAGGCCGCCGAGGACTACGGGCGGGCCGTGCGCGAGGGCAGCTTCCCGGCCGAGGAGCACTGGTTCGAGAAGTGA
- a CDS encoding glutamine synthetase family protein codes for MDKQQEYVLRAIEERDIRFIRLWFTDVLGQLKSVAIAPAEVEGAFEEGIGFDGSAIEGLTRVYESDMILSPDPSTFQMLPWRDSSNGVARMFCDVLTPDGEPARTDPRAVLERQIARVADAGFTCYVHPEIEFYLVNKTEDGRIVPTDTAGYFDHVPGGTAHEFRRRAILMLEQMGISVEFSHHEGGPGQNEIDLRFADALSMADNVQTFRAVVEEVALQEGCIATFMPKPFVGKPGSGMHTHFSLFEGDRNALFDPTGEYQLSQTGRSFIAGILRHSREISAITSQYVNSYKRLWGGDEAPSYVCWGHNNRSALVRVPLHKPGKAQSARVEYRGIDASANPYLAYAVILAAGLKGIEEGYELPPEAEDDVWALTEQERKALDIAALPSSLKRAVAAMDESDLVAETLGEDAFEFFVRNKRREYEAYDAQVTDFELDQFFPRS; via the coding sequence ATGGACAAGCAGCAGGAGTACGTCCTCCGGGCCATCGAGGAGCGGGACATCCGCTTCATCCGGCTGTGGTTCACGGACGTGCTCGGGCAGCTCAAGTCCGTCGCCATCGCACCCGCCGAGGTCGAGGGCGCCTTCGAGGAGGGCATCGGCTTCGACGGCTCCGCCATCGAGGGCCTCACCCGCGTCTACGAGTCGGACATGATCCTCTCGCCGGACCCCTCCACCTTCCAGATGCTGCCGTGGCGTGACTCCTCCAACGGCGTCGCCCGCATGTTCTGCGACGTCCTCACACCCGACGGCGAGCCTGCGCGCACGGACCCCCGCGCCGTCCTCGAGCGCCAGATCGCGCGCGTCGCCGACGCCGGCTTCACCTGCTACGTCCACCCCGAGATCGAGTTCTACCTCGTCAACAAGACGGAGGACGGTCGCATCGTCCCCACGGACACCGCCGGCTACTTCGACCACGTCCCCGGCGGCACCGCCCACGAGTTCCGCCGCCGCGCCATCCTCATGCTCGAGCAGATGGGGATCTCCGTCGAGTTCTCCCACCACGAGGGCGGCCCCGGCCAGAACGAGATCGACCTGCGCTTCGCCGACGCCCTGTCCATGGCGGACAACGTCCAGACCTTCCGCGCCGTCGTCGAGGAGGTGGCCCTCCAGGAGGGATGCATCGCCACCTTCATGCCGAAGCCCTTCGTGGGCAAGCCCGGGTCCGGCATGCACACGCACTTCTCCCTCTTCGAGGGGGACCGCAACGCCCTCTTCGACCCGACCGGCGAGTACCAGCTCTCCCAGACCGGCCGCTCCTTCATCGCGGGCATCCTGCGCCACTCGCGCGAGATCTCCGCGATCACGAGCCAGTACGTCAACTCCTACAAGCGCCTCTGGGGCGGGGACGAGGCGCCGAGCTACGTGTGCTGGGGCCACAACAACCGCTCCGCGCTCGTGCGCGTCCCGCTGCACAAGCCGGGCAAGGCGCAGTCCGCCCGGGTCGAGTACCGCGGCATCGACGCCTCGGCGAACCCCTACCTCGCCTACGCCGTCATCCTGGCGGCCGGTCTCAAGGGCATCGAGGAGGGCTACGAGCTCCCGCCCGAGGCCGAGGACGACGTCTGGGCCCTCACCGAGCAGGAGCGCAAGGCCCTCGACATCGCGGCGCTGCCCTCCTCCCTCAAGCGCGCCGTCGCCGCCATGGACGAGTCCGACCTCGTGGCGGAGACCCTCGGCGAGGACGCCTTCGAGTTCTTCGTGCGCAACAAGCGGCGCGAGTACGAGGCCTACGACGCCCAGGTCACCGACTTCGAGCTCGACCAGTTCTTCCCCCGCTCCTGA
- a CDS encoding bifunctional [glutamine synthetase] adenylyltransferase/[glutamine synthetase]-adenylyl-L-tyrosine phosphorylase, giving the protein MAERSGATGPVLGGPRRETPRARLIRAGFDELSRAAGCLTDPALTALLPDAPGTAPAGEDPTDPTSPGGPLGRSGLSSLVLGPAQEALVTEVGRTADPDLALLALVRLAEACAGCEAEALLRRLLEGLVALPTHDGPGAEADAGTPRAAEASDTAEHRARLLAVLGSSSALGDFLVAHPRHLAALAPDQAFRAPDRPSALETLTGAVRDALAGTGTGQDAGADAGADGPVPEERVTAATSAMRVAYRDRLLAIVADDLRAEEPVAHLPVVGQDMAELADASLESALLIARAAVGPEAEDVALTVIAMGKTGARELNYISDVDVVHVVGPAGDPTAAPEDEAALVATGTAIATELARATSATGEEPPLWPLDTALRPEGKDGALVRTLASHVAYYERWASSWEFQALLKARAAAGDAELGAAYEASVAPFIWAASGRENFVDDARAMRRRVERESERKGQEDMRIKLGPGGLRDVEFTVQLLQLVHGRADESLHVRPTLGALDALSAGGYVSRADAAALGDCYKALRLLEHRSQLHRLRRTHELPARPEDLRRIGRGIERRSLADPEALLTVFRALRRQVRALHEAIYYRPLLSVAAGLSDAEMSLSPRAARERLTAIGYLDPDGALRHIQALTEGVTRRAAIQRQLLPVIIGWIGEGPDPDQGLLAFRLLSESIGSSHWYLALLRDSPAAARRLCQVLSGARWTTERLAERPESIAWLDDADDLAPRPDGALAEEVRSTLRRRSFTASDAAGLEKQAAEAVRALMGVRTRELVRAALADSLDGVDPARAAHVLTDATDAVLAGVLSVATGLTVALRDGADAVSGGPAQDGTWPAALAEHAVIAMGRLGGREITYASDADVLFVHEARSGVDEETAATEADAVARWTVRLMAGARPHPLEVDADLRPEGRQGPMSRSLSSYAEYYQRWASVWERQALLRARACAGSAALGTRFEELVAPLRWSEDGLDAAGLREIRRLKARMEAERLPRGTNPSRHLKLGPGGLSDVEWTAQVLQLAHAAEEPGLRTTSTTEALAAAVDAGLLAVDEGEDLIGAWRLASRVRAANVIGTGRDAGAKVDVLPSDTRDLRLVGRLLGQEPGHEREVVEDYRRSARHARTVVERVVFGDALHDEDDAAAARARGDQRAAPGERRGAPSGRTDGARGSATRTSPSTGTATSAPGRPEQPRTDGAQSGAPRPERAAGARRPTRAEQRRGPRRGGGTGPFPWS; this is encoded by the coding sequence ATGGCGGAGCGCAGCGGGGCGACGGGACCGGTCCTGGGAGGGCCGCGGCGCGAGACGCCCCGCGCCCGCCTCATCCGCGCCGGCTTCGACGAGCTGAGCCGGGCCGCCGGCTGCCTCACCGACCCGGCGCTCACGGCCCTCCTGCCCGACGCGCCGGGCACCGCCCCGGCCGGGGAGGACCCCACGGACCCGACGTCGCCCGGAGGGCCCCTGGGACGCAGCGGACTGTCCTCCCTCGTCCTCGGCCCCGCCCAGGAGGCGCTCGTCACCGAGGTCGGGCGGACCGCTGACCCCGATCTCGCCCTCCTCGCCCTCGTTCGCCTCGCCGAAGCCTGCGCCGGCTGCGAGGCCGAGGCCCTGCTGCGCCGTCTTCTCGAGGGGCTCGTCGCGCTCCCCACCCACGACGGGCCCGGTGCGGAGGCCGACGCCGGTACCCCTCGCGCCGCGGAGGCCTCCGACACCGCCGAGCACCGCGCCCGGCTCCTCGCCGTCCTCGGCTCCTCCAGCGCGCTGGGCGACTTCCTCGTCGCCCACCCCCGCCACCTCGCGGCCCTCGCTCCCGACCAGGCCTTCCGCGCCCCCGACCGACCGAGCGCCCTCGAGACCCTCACCGGCGCCGTCCGCGACGCGCTCGCCGGGACCGGCACGGGGCAGGACGCGGGCGCCGACGCCGGAGCCGACGGCCCCGTGCCTGAGGAGCGCGTCACCGCCGCCACCTCCGCCATGCGCGTCGCCTACCGCGACCGCCTCCTCGCCATCGTCGCGGACGACCTGCGCGCTGAGGAGCCGGTCGCGCACCTCCCCGTCGTCGGGCAGGACATGGCCGAGCTCGCCGACGCCTCCCTCGAGTCCGCTCTCCTCATCGCCCGCGCCGCCGTCGGCCCCGAGGCCGAGGACGTCGCCCTCACCGTCATCGCCATGGGCAAGACGGGCGCCCGCGAGCTCAACTACATCTCTGACGTCGACGTCGTCCACGTCGTCGGCCCCGCCGGGGACCCGACCGCCGCCCCTGAGGACGAGGCAGCCCTCGTCGCGACCGGGACGGCCATCGCCACCGAGCTCGCTCGCGCCACCTCCGCCACCGGCGAGGAGCCGCCGCTGTGGCCGCTGGACACCGCCCTTCGCCCGGAGGGCAAGGACGGCGCCCTCGTGCGCACCCTCGCCTCCCACGTCGCCTACTACGAGCGCTGGGCCTCCTCCTGGGAGTTCCAGGCCCTCCTCAAGGCCCGCGCCGCCGCCGGCGACGCCGAGCTCGGGGCCGCCTACGAGGCCTCCGTCGCGCCCTTCATCTGGGCGGCCTCGGGCCGCGAGAACTTCGTCGACGACGCCCGCGCCATGCGCCGCCGCGTCGAGCGCGAGTCCGAGCGCAAGGGCCAGGAGGACATGCGCATCAAGCTCGGCCCCGGCGGCCTGCGGGACGTCGAGTTCACCGTCCAGCTCCTCCAGCTCGTCCACGGCCGCGCGGACGAGTCCCTCCACGTGCGCCCCACCCTCGGGGCGCTCGACGCCCTGTCCGCCGGCGGCTACGTCTCCCGCGCCGACGCCGCCGCCCTCGGCGACTGCTACAAGGCCCTGCGCCTCCTCGAGCACCGCTCCCAGCTCCACCGCCTGCGCCGCACCCACGAGCTGCCCGCACGTCCCGAGGACCTGCGCCGCATCGGCCGCGGCATTGAGCGGCGCTCCCTCGCCGACCCCGAGGCGCTCCTCACCGTCTTCCGCGCCCTGCGCCGCCAGGTCCGCGCCCTCCACGAGGCCATCTACTACCGGCCCCTGCTCTCTGTCGCGGCGGGCCTGTCCGACGCCGAGATGTCGCTGAGCCCACGCGCCGCGCGCGAGCGCCTCACCGCCATCGGCTACCTCGACCCCGATGGGGCCCTGCGCCACATCCAGGCCCTCACCGAGGGCGTCACCCGCCGCGCCGCTATCCAGCGCCAGCTCCTCCCCGTCATCATCGGCTGGATCGGAGAGGGCCCGGACCCCGACCAGGGCCTCCTCGCCTTCCGGCTGCTCTCGGAGTCCATCGGCTCCTCCCACTGGTACCTCGCGCTCCTGCGCGACTCGCCGGCCGCCGCCCGCCGCCTGTGCCAGGTCCTCTCCGGCGCCCGGTGGACCACCGAGCGCCTGGCCGAGCGGCCCGAGTCCATCGCCTGGCTCGACGACGCCGACGACCTCGCGCCGCGGCCCGACGGCGCCCTCGCCGAGGAGGTCCGCTCCACCCTGCGCCGACGCTCCTTCACCGCGTCCGACGCCGCGGGCCTGGAGAAGCAGGCCGCCGAGGCCGTCCGCGCCCTCATGGGCGTGCGCACCCGCGAGCTCGTCCGCGCTGCCCTCGCCGACTCCCTCGACGGCGTCGACCCCGCCCGCGCCGCCCACGTGCTCACGGACGCCACCGACGCCGTCCTCGCCGGCGTCCTGTCGGTGGCCACCGGTCTCACGGTCGCCCTGCGCGACGGCGCCGACGCCGTGTCCGGGGGACCGGCCCAGGACGGCACCTGGCCCGCGGCCCTCGCCGAGCACGCCGTCATCGCCATGGGACGCCTCGGCGGGCGCGAGATCACCTACGCCTCCGACGCCGACGTCCTCTTCGTCCACGAGGCCCGCTCCGGCGTTGACGAGGAGACCGCCGCCACCGAGGCCGACGCCGTCGCCCGCTGGACCGTCCGCCTCATGGCCGGCGCCCGGCCGCACCCCCTCGAGGTCGACGCCGACCTGCGCCCCGAGGGCCGCCAGGGCCCGATGAGCCGGTCGCTGAGCTCCTACGCCGAGTACTACCAGCGCTGGGCCTCCGTGTGGGAGCGGCAGGCCCTCCTGCGCGCCCGCGCCTGCGCCGGCTCGGCCGCCCTCGGCACCCGCTTCGAGGAGCTCGTCGCGCCCCTGCGCTGGTCCGAGGACGGGCTCGACGCGGCGGGCCTGCGAGAGATCCGCCGCCTCAAGGCCCGGATGGAGGCCGAGCGCCTCCCTCGCGGCACCAACCCCTCGCGCCACCTCAAGCTCGGTCCCGGCGGGCTCTCCGACGTCGAGTGGACCGCTCAGGTCCTCCAGCTCGCCCACGCCGCCGAGGAGCCCGGCCTGCGCACCACCTCGACGACGGAGGCCCTCGCGGCCGCCGTCGACGCCGGCCTCCTCGCCGTCGACGAGGGCGAGGACCTCATCGGTGCGTGGCGCCTCGCCTCACGGGTCCGCGCCGCCAACGTCATCGGCACCGGGCGCGACGCCGGCGCCAAGGTCGACGTCCTGCCCTCCGACACGCGCGACCTGCGCCTCGTCGGGCGCCTCCTCGGGCAGGAGCCCGGGCACGAGCGCGAGGTCGTCGAGGACTACCGCCGCTCAGCCCGCCACGCGCGCACGGTCGTCGAGCGGGTCGTCTTCGGAGACGCCCTCCACGACGAGGACGACGCCGCCGCAGCCCGTGCCCGCGGGGACCAGCGCGCAGCGCCCGGGGAGCGCCGTGGGGCGCCCTCGGGCCGCACCGACGGCGCGCGAGGTTCCGCGACCCGGACCTCACCCTCCACCGGGACCGCGACGTCCGCGCCCGGACGCCCCGAGCAGCCCCGGACCGACGGCGCGCAGAGCGGCGCGCCGCGCCCCGAGCGCGCCGCGGGCGCCCGGCGGCCCACTAGGGCCGAGCAGCGCCGCGGTCCGCGGCGCGGAGGGGGGACCGGCCCCTTCCCCTGGTCCTGA